A single Verrucomicrobiia bacterium DNA region contains:
- a CDS encoding DUF433 domain-containing protein: MKYMDRITFNPKQCGGRPCIRGMRIRVKDVLDLLAAGVPEKQILEDFPYLQPEDIRACLEYAAQGADHPVLVLAES; encoded by the coding sequence ATGAAATACATGGATCGAATCACCTTCAATCCCAAGCAATGCGGTGGACGCCCCTGCATCCGGGGCATGCGCATCCGCGTCAAGGACGTGCTGGACTTGCTGGCCGCCGGGGTGCCGGAGAAACAAATCCTGGAGGACTTTCCCTATCTGCAACCCGAGGACATTCGCGCCTGCCTGGAATACGCGGCGCAAGGGGCGGATCATCCGGTGCTCGTATTGGCCGAATCATAA
- a CDS encoding N-acetylglucosamine-6-phosphate deacetylase, translating into MKRSLFDIQVNGFAGVDFQAATLTLAQAQQAVAALTRHQTHRFFATLITDTIPALCSKLENLERLRAADPVVAAALCGYHLEGPWLSPEPGFCGAHDPQLMAPPDLRHFELLQQAAQGNLRLVTLAPEWPGSAEFIRYLTTAGVQVSLGHTNAADETIAAAITAGARFCTHLGNGTPIELHRHDNVIQRLLARDELTAFFIPDGVHLSPATLQNFYRAKPVGQALFTTDCMAAAGMGAGRYRLAHLEVEAGADQIVRLPGTEQLAGSALCPDVGVANVQRWLGLDAATARAHFSTLIAAHFNLELPLIE; encoded by the coding sequence GTGAAACGCAGTCTTTTTGATATTCAAGTAAATGGCTTTGCTGGAGTGGATTTTCAAGCCGCCACTTTAACGCTGGCCCAGGCCCAACAAGCCGTCGCGGCGTTGACCCGACATCAGACGCATCGGTTTTTCGCCACCTTGATTACTGACACTATTCCGGCTTTGTGTTCCAAACTGGAAAATCTGGAGCGTTTGCGCGCGGCGGATCCGGTCGTGGCGGCGGCGCTGTGCGGTTACCATTTGGAAGGACCGTGGCTTTCGCCTGAACCGGGTTTCTGTGGAGCGCATGATCCGCAACTCATGGCGCCGCCCGATCTGCGGCATTTCGAACTATTGCAGCAGGCCGCCCAGGGGAACCTCCGCTTGGTCACGTTGGCGCCCGAGTGGCCCGGTAGCGCGGAGTTTATTCGATACTTAACCACTGCCGGAGTGCAGGTCTCATTGGGCCACACCAATGCCGCTGACGAGACAATCGCGGCCGCAATTACGGCGGGCGCCCGTTTTTGCACGCACTTGGGCAACGGCACGCCCATTGAATTGCACCGGCACGATAATGTCATTCAACGCTTGCTGGCGCGGGATGAATTGACGGCGTTTTTTATCCCGGACGGAGTGCATTTGTCGCCCGCGACGCTGCAAAATTTTTATCGCGCCAAACCGGTTGGCCAGGCGCTCTTCACCACCGATTGCATGGCGGCGGCGGGGATGGGCGCGGGACGCTATCGGTTGGCCCACTTGGAAGTGGAGGCGGGCGCGGATCAAATCGTTCGCTTGCCGGGAACGGAGCAACTGGCCGGGTCCGCTCTCTGTCCGGATGTCGGCGTGGCTAATGTGCAACGCTGGCTGGGTCTGGACGCGGCCACCGCTCGCGCTCACTTTTCGACTTTAATCGCCGCGCACTTTAATCTCGAACTGCCGTTGATCGAATGA
- a CDS encoding addiction module protein, which translates to MSVTAEKVAEMLALPEQDRAYLARQLIASLDDAVDADAETQWQEVIDRRSREIEAGKVSCRPVAETVRDIRASLHAHRQPS; encoded by the coding sequence ATGAGCGTGACCGCTGAAAAAGTCGCTGAAATGCTGGCCTTGCCGGAGCAGGATCGGGCGTATCTCGCCCGGCAACTCATTGCCAGTCTTGATGACGCTGTGGACGCCGACGCCGAAACCCAATGGCAGGAAGTCATTGACCGCCGTTCCCGCGAGATCGAGGCCGGCAAAGTCAGTTGCCGTCCGGTGGCGGAAACCGTCCGGGACATTCGCGCCAGTCTCCATGCACATCGTCAGCCATCCTGA
- a CDS encoding RHS repeat-associated core domain-containing protein: protein MKHWLTLLLSLVALTGDTHTAPAQAAADQYDFENRLVRRTVSGQTTDFVYDGDGNLVVKVETAGTDPKTTVFIVDDRNPTGYAQNVVELVSENGDPFIKSRSYLFGHQLIRQQRGTEAEELFGYDGHGNVRFVLNAEGVMSDRYTYDAFGVVIEPSGSTPNSHLYCGERFDKDLGLYYLRARYLNPGTGRFWTMDSYEGNNQDPLSLHKYLYAHANPVNGVDPSGHEFNFIGTLSALTTAEGLQGMKAGVETKVQWEMRDMAKQLLNDLLPTDRNQKLGLEGEEVWVKYLNKIPGFRAIRAKGPVSTVGPDVYGVVVKNGRIVLFVGEVKASEGRLPGVAQLKWNIMNGMRQMSARWLDEYASKILDGMVDLGLHEMGLSELRQYIKQGKVEAYLLGALKEWTDWRIRGFRLMHLGDDEVIPDISEGGFPEITNEHVVR, encoded by the coding sequence ATGAAGCATTGGTTGACATTGTTGTTGAGCCTCGTCGCCTTGACCGGGGACACGCATACCGCCCCGGCGCAAGCCGCAGCCGACCAGTACGACTTCGAGAACCGCCTCGTCCGGCGGACGGTTTCCGGGCAGACCACCGACTTTGTCTATGACGGCGACGGGAATCTGGTGGTCAAGGTGGAGACGGCGGGAACGGACCCCAAGACCACGGTGTTCATTGTGGACGACCGCAACCCGACGGGTTACGCGCAGAATGTGGTGGAACTGGTTTCTGAGAATGGCGATCCGTTCATCAAAAGCCGCTCCTATCTGTTCGGGCATCAGTTAATCCGGCAACAACGCGGGACCGAGGCGGAGGAGTTGTTTGGGTATGACGGGCACGGCAACGTGCGGTTTGTGCTCAATGCCGAAGGGGTGATGAGCGACCGCTACACGTATGACGCGTTTGGGGTGGTGATTGAGCCGAGCGGCAGCACGCCAAACAGTCATTTGTACTGCGGGGAGCGGTTCGACAAAGACCTGGGGCTGTATTACCTGCGGGCGCGGTATCTGAATCCCGGCACGGGCAGATTTTGGACGATGGACAGCTATGAGGGAAACAACCAAGACCCACTCTCTCTGCATAAATACCTCTATGCACATGCCAACCCGGTGAATGGCGTAGATCCCTCCGGGCACGAGTTCAACTTCATTGGGACGTTGTCAGCCTTGACAACTGCTGAAGGGCTACAAGGCATGAAGGCGGGGGTTGAGACGAAAGTGCAATGGGAGATGCGGGACATGGCGAAGCAACTCCTGAACGATCTGCTCCCAACCGATAGAAATCAGAAGCTTGGACTGGAGGGAGAAGAAGTCTGGGTGAAATACCTCAACAAGATTCCAGGCTTCAGGGCCATTCGTGCCAAAGGGCCGGTCAGCACCGTTGGTCCTGACGTTTACGGGGTGGTGGTCAAGAATGGTCGCATCGTTCTCTTCGTTGGCGAGGTCAAGGCGAGCGAGGGCAGATTGCCGGGAGTTGCCCAACTGAAATGGAACATCATGAATGGAATGCGCCAGATGTCGGCGAGATGGCTGGACGAATATGCGTCTAAGATTCTTGATGGCATGGTGGACTTGGGGCTGCACGAGATGGGACTTTCAGAATTGCGCCAATACATCAAGCAGGGGAAAGTAGAGGCATACTTGCTTGGCGCGTTGAAGGAATGGACAGATTGGCGAATCAGAGGCTTCAGGTTGATGCATTTGGGTGATGACGAAGTAATCCCAGACATCTCCGAAGGCGGTTTTCCTGAGATTACGAACGAACACGTTGTTCGCTGA
- a CDS encoding type II toxin-antitoxin system RelE/ParE family toxin — translation MHIVSHPEADQELEGGALWYESRQPGLGDDFLDEFESTLRRIVAEPERGRKIRGDNRKLNFHRFPYAIVYSVRGDVLYLKAVMHLHRRPFYWQHR, via the coding sequence ATGCACATCGTCAGCCATCCTGAAGCCGATCAGGAACTGGAAGGCGGGGCACTGTGGTATGAATCCCGGCAGCCGGGCCTGGGCGATGACTTCCTTGACGAGTTCGAATCCACCTTGCGCCGCATCGTGGCTGAGCCGGAACGCGGGCGCAAAATCCGGGGTGACAATCGCAAGCTCAACTTTCACCGCTTTCCCTACGCCATCGTTTACAGCGTGCGGGGCGACGTTCTTTACCTCAAAGCCGTGATGCACTTGCATCGCCGCCCGTTTTACTGGCAGCACCGCTGA
- a CDS encoding SDR family oxidoreductase, with protein MSNSEHLPTAASSRQALVQRLRLAAAALEAAVADRTLLTELSSAERVRLLKVAGDVYCPDVRARRRLVKETSKRRKQERQHRDQQVLNETGIRALRAKPVFTTPNLPPPPKLESVGGATPDATAGVQEPQNCYICKTDYTTIHHFYDQLCPACAELNFRKRTELADLRGRVALLTGGRVKIGYQAGLKLLRSGARLIVTTRFPRDAASRYAAEADFADWQERLEIFGLDLRHTPSVEALCRHVLAQYDRLDFIVNNACQTVRRPPDFYAHMMRQESEGLVQLSAAARRLLGGYEGLRAYQLQSEAGAVARHAPAPDEPVVTRPELSEIGLTHSAWLSQVPLLAEEQGMAGGLFPQGRLDQDLQQVDLRDHNSWRMRLHEVSAVELLEVHLVNAVAPFIFNARLKPLLLRTPERDKHIVNVSAVEGQFYRKFKTTRHPHTNMAKAALNMMTRTAAADYHADGIHMNAVDTGWVTDEDPHQIATRKRAEHRFHPPLDIVDGAARIVDPILSGFNTGEHLWGKFLKDYRPTDW; from the coding sequence ATGTCCAACTCAGAACATTTGCCGACCGCGGCGTCGAGTCGCCAGGCTCTCGTGCAACGGTTACGTCTGGCGGCAGCAGCACTGGAGGCGGCGGTCGCGGATCGCACGTTGTTGACGGAACTTTCCAGCGCTGAACGGGTGCGCCTGCTCAAAGTCGCGGGCGACGTTTATTGTCCCGACGTGCGGGCGCGGCGGCGGTTGGTGAAGGAGACTTCCAAACGGCGCAAGCAGGAGCGTCAGCACCGGGATCAACAGGTGCTTAATGAAACCGGCATTCGCGCACTGCGCGCCAAGCCAGTCTTCACCACGCCGAACCTGCCGCCGCCACCGAAACTGGAGTCGGTTGGAGGAGCAACCCCCGACGCAACGGCTGGAGTCCAAGAACCGCAAAACTGCTACATTTGCAAAACGGACTACACGACCATTCACCATTTTTACGATCAACTTTGCCCCGCCTGCGCCGAGTTGAATTTTCGGAAACGAACGGAACTGGCCGACCTGCGCGGTCGGGTCGCGCTCTTGACGGGAGGCCGGGTGAAGATCGGTTATCAGGCGGGGCTTAAATTGCTGCGCTCGGGAGCGCGGTTGATTGTGACGACCCGGTTTCCGCGGGATGCGGCTTCCCGTTATGCGGCGGAAGCCGATTTCGCCGATTGGCAGGAGCGGTTGGAAATTTTCGGTTTGGATCTGCGGCACACTCCCAGTGTGGAAGCGCTTTGTCGGCACGTATTGGCGCAATACGATCGGTTGGATTTCATCGTCAATAACGCCTGCCAGACGGTGCGGCGTCCGCCGGATTTTTACGCGCACATGATGCGGCAGGAGAGCGAGGGGTTGGTTCAGTTGAGCGCGGCCGCGCGGCGGTTGCTTGGCGGTTATGAAGGATTGCGGGCGTATCAATTGCAGTCGGAGGCCGGCGCCGTGGCGCGCCACGCGCCAGCTCCGGACGAGCCGGTCGTGACCCGGCCGGAACTTTCGGAGATCGGGCTGACACATTCGGCCTGGCTTTCGCAAGTGCCGTTGCTGGCGGAAGAGCAGGGGATGGCTGGCGGTTTATTTCCGCAGGGCCGCCTGGATCAAGATTTGCAACAGGTGGATTTGCGCGACCACAATTCCTGGCGCATGCGGTTGCACGAAGTCTCGGCGGTGGAATTGCTCGAAGTGCATCTGGTCAATGCGGTCGCGCCGTTCATCTTCAACGCCCGGCTCAAACCGTTGTTGTTGCGCACGCCGGAGCGCGACAAGCACATCGTGAATGTGTCAGCGGTGGAGGGGCAGTTTTACCGGAAGTTCAAAACGACGCGCCATCCGCACACCAACATGGCCAAGGCGGCGTTGAACATGATGACGCGGACGGCGGCAGCGGATTATCACGCGGACGGCATCCACATGAACGCGGTGGATACGGGCTGGGTGACGGATGAAGACCCGCATCAGATCGCGACGCGAAAGCGCGCCGAGCACCGCTTCCATCCGCCGCTGGATATTGTGGATGGCGCGGCGCGGATTGTGGACCCGATCCTGTCCGGGTTCAACACGGGCGAACATCTCTGGGGTAAATTTCTAAAGGATTATCGGCCGACGGATTGGTGA
- a CDS encoding sn-glycerol-1-phosphate dehydrogenase, whose protein sequence is MSETPEIFAAQFGNRPAVIVADENMFSIAGSAVQAAFHSANHPSQPPFIFHDPKLYAEHHFVAELETALRAHDAVPIAVGSGTINDLTKLAAHRTRRPYVCVATAASMDGYTAFGASITQAVSKQTFHCPAPTVVIADLEIIRNAPPEMNAWGYADLLAKITAGADWILADTLGVEPIDPQPWTIVQGRLRELTANPAAIRTGDPDAIGKLITGLLLGGFAMQSAQSSRPASGAEHQFSHLWDMQHHTHQGRAPSHGFKVGIGTLAVTALYEQLLAQPLEQLDVDACVAAWPTTESWINRARIGFGAGELLDCARRELTAKQPTPPQLREQLETLRHRWPALRELLPRQLLPFTELSQMLKAAGAPTAPEAIGITRERLRESYWLALCIRRRFTVLDVAARTGLLDRCCNEIFAPHGRWPTD, encoded by the coding sequence TTGTCTGAAACACCCGAGATTTTCGCGGCGCAATTCGGCAACCGTCCCGCTGTCATCGTTGCCGATGAGAACATGTTTTCCATTGCTGGATCTGCCGTGCAAGCCGCGTTTCACTCAGCCAATCATCCCAGCCAGCCTCCTTTCATTTTCCACGATCCGAAGCTCTACGCTGAACACCATTTCGTTGCCGAATTGGAAACCGCTCTGCGCGCCCACGATGCGGTGCCAATTGCCGTCGGTTCTGGCACCATTAACGACCTGACCAAACTGGCAGCGCACCGCACCCGCCGCCCCTACGTGTGTGTGGCGACGGCGGCGTCCATGGATGGCTACACGGCTTTTGGCGCGTCCATCACCCAGGCAGTCTCCAAGCAAACCTTCCACTGCCCCGCGCCGACCGTGGTGATTGCCGATCTGGAAATAATTCGGAACGCGCCTCCGGAAATGAACGCGTGGGGTTACGCGGATTTGCTGGCGAAAATCACCGCCGGCGCCGACTGGATCCTGGCCGACACGTTGGGCGTCGAACCGATTGATCCGCAACCGTGGACGATTGTGCAGGGACGGTTGCGCGAGCTGACCGCCAATCCGGCCGCAATTCGTACCGGCGATCCCGACGCCATCGGCAAACTGATCACCGGCTTGCTGCTCGGAGGTTTTGCCATGCAATCAGCGCAATCCAGCCGCCCCGCCTCGGGTGCCGAACATCAGTTCAGTCATCTGTGGGATATGCAACACCACACGCACCAGGGCCGCGCCCCCTCGCACGGTTTCAAAGTCGGAATCGGCACGCTGGCGGTCACGGCTTTGTATGAACAACTCCTGGCGCAACCGCTCGAACAACTGGACGTGGACGCTTGCGTCGCCGCCTGGCCGACGACTGAAAGTTGGATCAACCGCGCGCGGATCGGGTTCGGTGCCGGCGAACTTTTGGATTGTGCGCGGCGGGAACTCACGGCCAAACAACCCACGCCGCCGCAGTTGCGCGAACAACTCGAAACCCTGCGCCACCGGTGGCCGGCGTTGCGCGAACTATTGCCACGGCAACTGCTGCCCTTCACCGAACTCAGCCAGATGCTGAAAGCCGCCGGAGCGCCGACGGCGCCGGAAGCCATCGGCATCACGCGCGAACGGCTGCGCGAAAGTTATTGGTTGGCGCTCTGCATTCGCCGCCGTTTCACCGTGCTGGACGTGGCGGCGCGCACCGGTTTATTGGACCGTTGTTGCAATGAGATTTTCGCGCCACACGGGCGTTGGCCGACGGACTGA
- the typA gene encoding translational GTPase TypA, with protein sequence MQHIRNIAIIAHVDHGKTTLVDCLLKQSGTFRANQAETQTERLMDSMDLEREKGITIRAKNAAFKYKEYHINIVDTPGHADFGGEVERIMNMIDGVLLVVDSAEGPQAQTRFVLRKALEAGAKPIVVINKIDRDNANPKKVLDQVFELFISLNATDEQLDFPFIYCSAKQGYAKERLDQESQTMAPLFEAIIRHIPPPRAKAGAGFQVLVANLDYSDYLGRIAFGKIYEGKIRAGDAAICRHGNGKITRGKITMLYHFEGMKRIEVEEAQAGDIVGITGFEEVFIGETICDSETHPALPYIPIDPPTIQMEFAVNDGPLAGRDGKLVTARHIWERLVRETRTNVALRIAPTSDPKIFAVSGRGEMQIAILVEQMRREGYEVLVSRPEVLWKKDAAGNALEPIEKVFVEIPQDCLGHIMENLSFRKAQITNMHHHGDQVTIEALVPMRGLIGFETDLVNSTRGLGVMSHLFHEYGEDRGEIAARKNGSLVSMDNGEATSYALNMIQERGRLLVEPGDAVYAGMIVGENARENDIPVNPVKEKKLTNMRSQGDGKGIQLVPPLRLSLERALEYIDVDEYVEATPKNLRLRKKELDETRRKRSEKNRSIKFLD encoded by the coding sequence ATGCAGCACATTCGAAACATTGCGATTATTGCGCACGTGGATCATGGCAAAACCACGCTCGTGGATTGCCTGCTCAAGCAGTCGGGGACGTTCCGCGCCAATCAAGCCGAGACCCAGACCGAGCGGCTCATGGATTCCATGGACCTGGAAAGGGAAAAGGGCATCACCATTCGCGCCAAGAACGCCGCGTTCAAATACAAGGAGTATCACATCAACATCGTGGATACGCCCGGCCACGCCGATTTCGGCGGTGAAGTCGAGCGCATCATGAACATGATTGACGGGGTGCTGTTGGTGGTGGATTCGGCGGAGGGGCCGCAGGCGCAGACGCGCTTTGTGTTGCGCAAGGCGTTGGAGGCGGGCGCCAAACCCATCGTGGTGATCAATAAAATTGACCGCGATAACGCCAATCCCAAGAAGGTGCTGGATCAAGTTTTCGAACTGTTCATTTCACTCAACGCGACGGACGAACAACTGGATTTCCCGTTTATTTATTGCTCGGCCAAGCAGGGCTACGCCAAGGAGCGTTTGGATCAAGAAAGCCAGACCATGGCGCCGTTGTTCGAGGCGATCATCCGCCATATTCCGCCGCCCCGCGCCAAGGCCGGCGCCGGCTTTCAAGTGCTGGTCGCCAATCTGGATTACAGCGATTACCTCGGCCGCATTGCGTTCGGTAAAATTTACGAAGGCAAAATCCGCGCGGGCGACGCGGCGATTTGCCGTCACGGCAACGGCAAGATCACCCGGGGTAAAATCACCATGCTTTACCACTTCGAGGGCATGAAGCGCATCGAGGTGGAAGAGGCGCAGGCGGGCGACATTGTGGGCATCACCGGGTTTGAAGAGGTTTTCATCGGAGAAACCATCTGCGACAGCGAAACTCATCCGGCCCTGCCGTACATCCCGATTGACCCGCCGACGATTCAAATGGAATTCGCCGTGAACGACGGGCCGCTGGCGGGTCGCGATGGCAAGCTCGTCACCGCGCGCCACATTTGGGAGCGGCTGGTCCGGGAGACGCGCACCAACGTGGCCCTGCGCATCGCGCCGACCAGTGATCCCAAGATTTTTGCGGTCAGCGGACGTGGCGAGATGCAAATCGCCATTTTGGTCGAGCAAATGCGGCGCGAGGGTTATGAAGTGCTCGTGTCCCGGCCCGAGGTGTTGTGGAAAAAGGATGCCGCCGGCAACGCGCTGGAGCCGATTGAAAAAGTGTTCGTGGAAATTCCGCAGGATTGTTTGGGGCACATCATGGAGAACCTCTCCTTCCGCAAGGCTCAAATCACCAACATGCACCATCATGGAGATCAGGTGACGATTGAAGCGTTGGTGCCCATGCGCGGTTTGATCGGATTTGAAACCGACCTCGTGAACTCGACGCGGGGTCTGGGGGTCATGAGCCATTTGTTCCACGAGTATGGCGAGGATCGCGGTGAAATTGCCGCGCGCAAGAACGGTTCGCTGGTCAGCATGGATAATGGCGAGGCGACAAGTTACGCGCTGAACATGATTCAGGAGCGCGGCCGGCTGTTGGTTGAACCCGGCGACGCGGTTTACGCGGGCATGATTGTGGGGGAAAACGCGCGCGAAAACGACATCCCGGTCAATCCCGTGAAAGAGAAGAAACTCACCAACATGCGTTCGCAAGGCGACGGCAAGGGAATTCAACTGGTGCCGCCGTTGCGCCTCTCGCTGGAGCGGGCCTTGGAATACATTGACGTGGACGAGTACGTGGAAGCGACGCCCAAGAATTTGCGCCTGCGCAAAAAGGAACTGGATGAGACCCGTCGCAAGCGCAGCGAGAAAAACCGCTCGATCAAGTTTCTGGATTGA
- a CDS encoding glucosamine-6-phosphate deaminase: MNFDSKHFQVDQLRVQVHANRSGMGDAAASRAAQVLRERIAQQGAARMIVASAPSQDELISNLAAAPDIDWSRVVIFHMDEYVGLAADHPASFRRYQQEHLLTKIRPAAFHGIRGEAKNTIAECQRYAALLREKPIDLVCLGVGENGHIAFNDPPVADFNDPQAVKVVELDSACRQQQVNDGCFPDFASVPQQAITLTCPTLRSGRTLVCVVPGPRKAAAVRAMLCGPIATACPASVLRQHPDATLYLDAAAAESLPPDR; the protein is encoded by the coding sequence ATGAATTTTGACTCCAAGCATTTCCAAGTGGATCAGTTGCGAGTGCAGGTGCATGCGAACCGGTCCGGCATGGGTGACGCAGCGGCCTCGCGCGCGGCCCAGGTGTTGCGCGAGCGGATCGCGCAGCAGGGCGCGGCGCGAATGATCGTGGCCAGCGCTCCGTCGCAGGATGAATTGATCAGCAACCTTGCTGCGGCCCCGGATATTGATTGGTCGCGGGTGGTTATCTTCCACATGGACGAGTATGTGGGGCTGGCGGCGGATCACCCGGCGAGCTTTCGACGCTATCAACAGGAACATTTGCTGACAAAAATTCGCCCGGCAGCCTTTCATGGTATTCGTGGTGAGGCGAAAAATACGATTGCAGAATGTCAGCGGTACGCGGCGTTATTGCGGGAAAAACCGATTGATCTGGTCTGCCTTGGCGTTGGCGAAAACGGGCACATTGCCTTCAATGATCCGCCGGTGGCGGATTTCAACGATCCACAAGCCGTCAAAGTGGTGGAGCTGGATTCGGCCTGTCGCCAGCAACAAGTGAACGACGGTTGCTTTCCGGATTTTGCTTCCGTTCCGCAACAAGCCATCACCTTGACCTGTCCGACGCTGCGGTCCGGGCGCACCTTGGTCTGCGTCGTGCCGGGACCGCGTAAGGCGGCGGCGGTTCGCGCCATGTTGTGCGGTCCAATTGCCACCGCTTGTCCCGCCAGTGTTTTGCGTCAGCACCCGGATGCGACGCTCTATTTGGATGCGGCCGCAGCAGAGTCGCTGCCACCAGATCGGTAA
- the uxaC gene encoding glucuronate isomerase translates to MTFIHDDFLLHTKSARRLYHEFAAAEPILDYHNHLPPRDLADNRQFANLFEIWLAGDHYKWRAMRANGIAEQFCTGDAAPFDKFQAWAATVPHTLRNPLHHWTHLELKRYFDVEALLDAANARQIWERANEQLATPALSTQGILKKFKVRALCTTDDPVDDLRHHERLAAADSATKIYPAFRPDKALAVDQPQFFNAWTDQLAAAAKVDIQTLSDFLAALEQRHAYFHAHGCRLSDHGLEHCYAEFGPEKTVAQIFTRARSGQTISPSERAQFATFMMVFFGQLDARRGWVKQLHLGALRGNNTRLLRAVGADVGCDSIGTFPQAQTLAAYLDRLDQENALPKTIIYNLNPADNYVCAAMMGNFQDGSIPGKIQFGSGWWFLDQKEGMEWQLNTLSNLGLLSRFVGMVTDSRSFMSFPRHEYFRRVLCNLIGREMENGELPNDLNLLGNMIRNLCYHNARQYLDLPDMLTAQKEN, encoded by the coding sequence ATGACCTTTATTCACGACGATTTTTTGCTGCACACCAAGTCGGCGCGGCGTTTGTATCACGAGTTCGCGGCGGCCGAACCCATTTTAGATTATCACAATCACCTCCCGCCCCGAGACCTCGCCGACAATCGGCAGTTCGCCAACCTGTTCGAAATCTGGCTCGCGGGCGATCACTACAAATGGCGGGCCATGCGCGCCAACGGGATCGCGGAACAATTTTGCACGGGTGACGCCGCGCCGTTCGATAAGTTCCAGGCCTGGGCGGCCACGGTGCCGCATACCTTGCGCAATCCGCTCCATCACTGGACGCACCTGGAGCTCAAACGTTACTTCGACGTGGAGGCTCTGCTGGATGCCGCCAACGCGCGGCAGATTTGGGAACGGGCCAACGAGCAACTCGCCACCCCGGCTTTGTCCACGCAAGGAATTCTGAAAAAATTCAAGGTTCGCGCACTCTGCACCACCGATGATCCGGTTGATGATCTGCGTCATCATGAACGCTTGGCGGCGGCGGACTCCGCTACGAAAATCTATCCCGCTTTCCGACCGGATAAAGCGCTGGCGGTGGATCAGCCTCAATTTTTCAATGCCTGGACGGATCAACTCGCCGCCGCTGCCAAGGTGGATATCCAGACCTTGTCGGATTTTCTCGCGGCGCTGGAACAACGTCATGCCTACTTTCACGCCCACGGTTGCCGCCTGTCCGATCATGGGTTGGAACATTGTTACGCGGAATTTGGTCCGGAAAAAACCGTCGCCCAAATTTTTACGCGAGCGCGTAGCGGCCAAACCATATCGCCCAGCGAGCGCGCCCAATTCGCCACATTTATGATGGTCTTCTTTGGGCAATTGGATGCGCGACGCGGTTGGGTCAAGCAGTTGCACCTGGGCGCATTGCGCGGCAACAATACGCGGCTGTTACGCGCCGTGGGCGCCGATGTGGGCTGCGATTCCATCGGCACTTTTCCGCAAGCGCAAACGCTGGCGGCATATCTGGATCGCTTGGATCAGGAAAACGCGTTGCCCAAGACGATCATTTATAATCTGAACCCAGCGGATAATTACGTCTGCGCCGCCATGATGGGAAATTTTCAGGACGGCAGCATACCCGGGAAAATCCAGTTCGGCTCGGGCTGGTGGTTTCTCGATCAGAAAGAAGGCATGGAATGGCAACTCAACACGCTTTCGAATCTTGGGCTGCTGTCGCGCTTCGTCGGCATGGTGACTGATTCGCGCTCTTTCATGTCGTTTCCGCGCCATGAGTATTTCCGTCGGGTACTTTGTAACCTGATCGGTCGCGAAATGGAAAATGGCGAATTGCCAAATGACCTGAACCTGCTCGGCAACATGATCCGCAACCTCTGTTACCACAACGCCAGACAGTATCTGGACCTGCCGGATATGCTCACCGCGCAGAAAGAAAATTAA
- a CDS encoding DUF5615 family PIN-like protein, whose amino-acid sequence MCFLIDAQLPPALARWLREAGHDAKHVEDVNLREAEDSPIWRYALENQTILITKDEDFAARAKQSGNAPVIVWLRVGNVSNRVLRQWLLPQLPQILTWIEQEVRVLEIR is encoded by the coding sequence GTGTGCTTTCTGATAGACGCCCAACTGCCGCCGGCGCTGGCGCGCTGGTTGCGGGAGGCCGGGCACGACGCCAAGCATGTGGAGGACGTGAATCTGCGGGAGGCCGAAGACTCACCCATCTGGCGCTACGCTCTGGAAAACCAAACCATCCTGATTACCAAGGACGAAGATTTTGCCGCGCGCGCCAAGCAAAGCGGCAACGCGCCGGTGATCGTGTGGTTGCGCGTGGGCAACGTGTCCAACCGTGTTTTGCGGCAATGGTTACTGCCGCAGTTGCCGCAAATCCTCACCTGGATTGAGCAGGAGGTTCGGGTGCTGGAAATCCGCTAA